One segment of Acidimicrobiales bacterium DNA contains the following:
- a CDS encoding FAD:protein FMN transferase — MDPDLEVRRTGRAMGTTYLMVTAKADGVLLDDAVALLDDLESRWSRFVVDSEICRLNRNPGVPVIVSPDTFAVVQAAVDGAEATGGRFDPTVHDSLVALGYDRTFDDMTLAGGGEPHPAPGVCGIELDAALHAITVPHGVRIDLGGIGKGTAADLATELVMSNGASGVAVSIGGDLRVRGESPSGAGWRFTDDWGRLPFPALADGGLCTSTTCRRRWTTPRGDAHHVVDPRTGTPTDGTVECITVVGATAQQAEILTKAAMVAGPEAAAFLEPFGVRHVIHWSTAA; from the coding sequence GTGGATCCTGACCTCGAGGTCCGGCGGACGGGCCGGGCCATGGGCACCACATACCTGATGGTGACGGCAAAGGCCGACGGCGTGCTCCTCGACGACGCTGTCGCTCTGCTCGACGATCTCGAGTCTCGTTGGAGCCGCTTCGTGGTCGACAGTGAGATCTGCCGGCTGAATCGCAATCCGGGAGTGCCGGTGATCGTCAGTCCCGACACCTTCGCGGTCGTCCAGGCCGCCGTCGACGGCGCCGAGGCCACGGGTGGCCGTTTCGATCCGACGGTGCACGATTCGCTCGTCGCGCTCGGCTACGACCGCACGTTCGACGACATGACCCTTGCCGGGGGCGGAGAGCCCCACCCGGCGCCTGGCGTGTGCGGCATCGAACTCGACGCCGCGCTCCACGCGATCACCGTGCCCCATGGCGTTCGCATCGATCTCGGCGGCATCGGCAAGGGGACGGCGGCCGACCTCGCCACCGAACTCGTGATGTCGAACGGGGCGAGCGGCGTGGCGGTCTCCATCGGCGGCGACCTCCGGGTACGCGGCGAGAGCCCGTCGGGTGCCGGGTGGCGGTTCACCGACGACTGGGGTCGACTGCCGTTTCCGGCGCTCGCCGACGGTGGGCTGTGCACCAGCACCACTTGCCGACGCCGGTGGACGACCCCCCGCGGCGATGCCCACCATGTGGTCGATCCGAGGACCGGCACGCCGACCGACGGCACTGTCGAATGCATCACCGTGGTCGGCGCGACCGCCCAACAGGCGGAGATCCTGACCAAGGCCGCGATGGTCGCCGGTCCGGAGGCGGCCGCGTTCCTCGAACCGTTCGGTGTGCGCCATGTCATCCACTGGTCGACGGCGGCCTGA
- a CDS encoding ferric reductase-like transmembrane domain-containing protein: MTWTTATASVVMGLMLSTRAVRARTGPWFLDLHRFLGGISVVFLIAHMGTLWLDSYEDFGPRELFVPGASDWRTEAIAWGIIAAYLLIAVEVTSLLRSRVSKALWRVVHLSSFVAMVAGSYHAYLAGSDVENPVTWAIAGIGSLLVLGLVSMRLQRQDPEDHGSTSLADQRAVLEEMRKRLEELPIPESTPQPQISVTPNAMLPRRAPFAESLPGIATESGEPAHDVAPHSDPIGFSDDPFASVPLSSDEPELGGWANQSPADPFGVIAADGTVPDGLPADRTLPRRAEAEGRRIDPFEALGLTPAMDRSGDDGFPVPPPPAEAPELFGAAVDDEPRADILHTRFEPVVQTPSTIQAPATPTSGPPPLPDAVDPLTGEPDEAAYTAWLKDWLSYAEQYGDEAPEDPARRF, encoded by the coding sequence ATGACCTGGACCACCGCGACCGCATCGGTCGTGATGGGCCTGATGCTGTCCACCCGCGCGGTCCGCGCCCGCACCGGGCCGTGGTTCCTCGACCTCCACCGCTTCCTCGGTGGTATCAGCGTGGTGTTCCTCATCGCCCACATGGGCACCCTCTGGCTCGACTCCTACGAGGACTTCGGACCCCGTGAACTCTTCGTGCCCGGCGCGTCCGACTGGCGGACCGAGGCAATCGCGTGGGGCATCATCGCGGCCTATCTGCTGATCGCCGTCGAGGTCACCTCGCTCCTGCGGTCCCGTGTCAGCAAGGCGCTCTGGCGGGTGGTCCACCTGTCGTCCTTCGTGGCCATGGTCGCCGGCAGCTACCACGCCTACCTCGCGGGCAGCGACGTCGAGAATCCGGTCACCTGGGCGATCGCCGGCATCGGCTCGCTTCTGGTCCTCGGGCTCGTCTCGATGCGTCTCCAGCGCCAAGACCCCGAAGACCACGGGTCGACCAGCCTTGCCGACCAGCGTGCCGTGCTCGAGGAGATGCGCAAGCGTCTCGAGGAACTGCCGATCCCCGAGTCGACGCCCCAGCCGCAGATCTCGGTCACCCCCAATGCCATGCTCCCGCGACGTGCGCCGTTCGCGGAATCGTTGCCCGGCATCGCGACCGAGTCGGGCGAGCCCGCCCATGATGTCGCACCGCACAGTGATCCGATCGGCTTCAGCGACGACCCGTTCGCGTCGGTGCCCCTGTCGAGCGACGAGCCCGAGCTGGGTGGATGGGCCAACCAATCGCCGGCCGATCCGTTCGGCGTCATTGCTGCTGACGGCACCGTCCCCGATGGCCTCCCGGCCGACCGCACTCTTCCGCGCAGGGCGGAGGCCGAGGGTCGTCGCATCGACCCGTTCGAGGCTCTCGGTCTCACGCCGGCGATGGACCGCTCCGGGGATGACGGCTTCCCCGTGCCCCCGCCGCCGGCCGAGGCCCCTGAACTGTTCGGCGCGGCCGTCGACGACGAGCCTCGCGCCGACATCCTGCACACCCGATTCGAACCGGTGGTGCAGACACCGTCGACCATCCAGGCTCCGGCGACCCCGACCTCGGGTCCGCCGCCGCTGCCCGACGCCGTCGATCCGCTGACCGGCGAACCCGACGAAGCGGCCTACACGGCCTGGCTCAAGGACTGGCTGTCGTACGCCGAGCAGTACGGCGACGAGGCCCCCGAGGACCCGGCGCGGCGCTTCTAA
- the era gene encoding GTPase Era, translating into MAEFRSGFVTLVGRPNAGKSTLLNRILGHKVSIVSDKPQTTRTQVRGVLTDDDAQLVFVDTPGIHKPRTALGTSLNATANQATTEVDVVCFVLDATAPYGRGDAFIAERLPKDSVVVVTKADLASPEQVLAQLQSTSALAVESWFPVSGTTGEGIDALVAHLRSRMPEGPHFYPEGMITDVPDEFWVAELVREQLLAVTREELPHSIATRVTEWEWPRVRCEIIVERDSQKGIVIGKKGENLKKVGIAVREQLPEGVFLELFVKVEKNWQHQAHSVERLGY; encoded by the coding sequence ATGGCTGAGTTCCGATCGGGGTTCGTGACCCTCGTGGGCCGGCCCAACGCGGGCAAGTCGACCCTGCTCAACCGCATCCTCGGCCACAAGGTCTCGATCGTGTCCGACAAGCCGCAGACCACCCGCACGCAGGTGCGTGGCGTGCTCACCGACGACGACGCGCAGCTCGTGTTCGTCGACACGCCGGGCATCCACAAGCCCCGTACCGCCCTGGGCACGAGCCTCAATGCGACCGCGAACCAGGCCACCACCGAGGTCGACGTCGTGTGCTTCGTGCTCGACGCCACGGCGCCCTACGGCCGCGGCGACGCGTTCATCGCCGAGCGGTTGCCGAAGGACTCGGTCGTCGTCGTCACCAAGGCCGACCTCGCGTCACCCGAACAGGTGCTGGCCCAGCTGCAGTCCACCTCGGCGCTGGCCGTCGAGTCGTGGTTCCCGGTGTCGGGCACGACCGGCGAGGGCATCGATGCCCTGGTCGCCCACCTCCGTTCCCGCATGCCCGAAGGACCGCACTTCTACCCCGAGGGCATGATCACCGATGTGCCCGATGAGTTCTGGGTGGCCGAACTCGTGCGCGAGCAGCTGCTCGCCGTCACCCGCGAGGAGCTGCCGCACTCCATCGCAACCCGCGTCACCGAATGGGAGTGGCCCCGGGTCCGCTGCGAGATCATCGTCGAGCGCGACTCGCAGAAGGGCATCGTGATCGGGAAGAAGGGCGAGAACCTGAAGAAGGTCGGCATCGCCGTGCGAGAGCAGCTGCCCGAAGGCGTCTTCCTCGAGCTCTTCGTCAAGGTCGAGAAGAACTGGCAACACCAGGCCCACTCCGTCGAGCGGCTGGGCTACTAG
- a CDS encoding hemolysin family protein, whose amino-acid sequence MTTGLIVAVIGIGVLVVMAALVAAGETALTHISHARAESFASDGVPGAGALAHLLIDRESSLAPLLLLRIIFHLAASSIVTVLVVDRAGATWVAAAVAVEVMVLYVLAEAMPRSWALQHPDIAARRAAPVVRLVLFIAPLRWASRALNGISNGLLPGPARPPVVTEDELIALTGAAAAGESIEEEERDLIESVFALGDTVVREVMVPRTDMVTSPAASSVTEVLDLAIDKGLSRLPVCGDGIDDIVGVCLIKDLTRAERAGQGSREVRTVMRRARFVPETKHADALLREMQLGRHHLAIVVDEYGGTSGLVTLEDVVEELVGEIVDEYDIEQPLVEPLAGGEVLVHGRMPVDQLHTLVPSAIEDGDWDTVGGLIFNTLGHIPSVGEWIEEGGVRLQVERMEGRRITRVRLTPVLDPEDADQRAQREGAHG is encoded by the coding sequence ATGACGACCGGTCTGATCGTGGCGGTCATCGGCATCGGCGTGCTGGTCGTGATGGCAGCGCTGGTGGCGGCCGGCGAGACCGCGCTGACCCACATCAGCCACGCTCGCGCCGAATCATTTGCGTCCGACGGCGTTCCCGGCGCCGGGGCACTGGCCCATCTGCTCATCGACCGCGAATCCAGTCTGGCGCCGTTGCTGTTGCTGCGGATCATCTTCCACCTGGCCGCATCGTCGATCGTCACCGTGCTGGTCGTCGATCGGGCCGGGGCCACCTGGGTTGCGGCGGCGGTCGCCGTCGAGGTGATGGTGCTCTACGTGCTGGCCGAGGCGATGCCGAGATCGTGGGCACTGCAACACCCCGACATCGCCGCCCGCCGGGCTGCCCCGGTGGTCCGCCTGGTGCTCTTCATCGCACCGTTGCGGTGGGCGAGCCGCGCCCTCAACGGCATCTCCAACGGGCTCCTTCCCGGGCCCGCCCGACCGCCCGTGGTCACCGAGGACGAACTCATCGCGCTCACCGGTGCCGCGGCCGCCGGCGAGTCGATCGAGGAAGAGGAGCGTGACCTCATCGAGTCCGTCTTCGCGCTGGGCGACACGGTGGTGCGCGAGGTGATGGTGCCGCGCACCGACATGGTCACGAGCCCAGCGGCGAGTTCGGTCACCGAGGTGCTCGACCTTGCGATCGACAAGGGGCTCAGTCGCCTTCCGGTGTGCGGCGACGGAATCGACGACATCGTCGGTGTCTGCCTGATCAAGGATCTCACCCGAGCCGAGCGGGCCGGGCAGGGCAGCCGTGAGGTGCGGACGGTGATGCGTCGGGCCCGCTTCGTTCCCGAGACGAAGCACGCCGATGCGCTGCTGCGCGAGATGCAGCTCGGTCGGCATCACCTGGCCATCGTCGTCGACGAGTACGGCGGCACCTCCGGCCTCGTCACCCTCGAGGACGTGGTCGAGGAGCTGGTCGGCGAGATCGTCGACGAGTACGACATCGAACAACCGCTGGTCGAACCACTCGCCGGCGGCGAGGTGCTCGTCCACGGTCGCATGCCCGTTGATCAGCTCCACACCCTGGTTCCCTCGGCGATCGAGGACGGCGACTGGGACACCGTGGGTGGGCTGATCTTCAACACCCTCGGCCACATTCCCAGCGTCGGTGAATGGATCGAGGAGGGTGGCGTGCGCCTCCAGGTCGAACGGATGGAAGGGCGTCGCATCACGCGCGTCCGACTCACGCCGGTTCTCGATCCCGAGGACGCCGACCAGAGAGCCCAGCGAGAGGGCGCGCATGGCTGA
- the ybeY gene encoding rRNA maturation RNase YbeY, giving the protein MAEPANGGRPVVVAVDEQHDLPVDVGRWSRLAGDSLAASGVVEGELNLLFVDEEVMTELNREHMDEDRPTDVLSFPLDADDDDPVGERLIGDIVVCPAYAARQAADHRDDRGHDGSVDDELALLIVHGVLHILGHDHAEADETVRMQAAEDALLGAHHRPVVQHRPGTPA; this is encoded by the coding sequence ATGGCTGAACCGGCGAACGGCGGCCGCCCGGTCGTCGTCGCGGTCGACGAACAGCACGACCTGCCCGTCGACGTCGGACGGTGGTCGCGACTCGCCGGCGACTCGCTGGCGGCCTCCGGGGTCGTCGAGGGCGAGCTCAATCTGTTGTTCGTCGACGAAGAGGTGATGACCGAGCTCAACCGTGAGCACATGGACGAGGATCGGCCCACCGACGTGTTGTCGTTCCCGCTCGATGCCGACGACGACGATCCCGTGGGCGAGCGGTTGATCGGCGACATCGTGGTGTGCCCCGCCTACGCCGCTCGTCAGGCCGCCGATCACCGCGACGACCGCGGTCACGACGGTTCGGTCGACGACGAGCTGGCGCTGCTCATCGTCCACGGCGTGCTGCACATCCTCGGCCACGACCACGCCGAGGCCGACGAGACGGTGCGCATGCAGGCGGCCGAGGATGCCCTGCTCGGCGCGCACCACCGTCCTGTGGTCCAGCACCGTCCCGGGACCCCCGCATGA
- a CDS encoding PhoH family protein, whose protein sequence is MSEHAITIRIPGNHLMGALLGEHDRHLRRVEAAFPDTDVTVRGNEVHLSGPSAPIVQTLFEELVVLAEKGQRLDERSLDRTIDMVRQDERPSAVFTHEILKADKGKIIRPKSSGQKAYVEAIDGNVITFGIGPAGTGKSWLAVAMACAALQAGAVERIILTRPAVEAGERLGFLPGDLMAKVDPYLRPLYDALHDMVGMDGVERLMERGVVEVAPLAFMRGRTLNSSFIILDEAQNTTPEQMKMFLTRIGFGSKAVITGDVTQVDVQTGRSGLLGLEPILGGIDGIDFVRFTGRDVVRHRIVQDIVDAYEKAGVDG, encoded by the coding sequence ATGAGCGAACACGCGATCACCATCCGCATCCCCGGCAATCACCTGATGGGTGCACTCCTCGGCGAACACGACCGACATCTTCGTCGCGTCGAGGCGGCCTTCCCCGACACCGACGTCACGGTGCGCGGCAACGAGGTCCATCTCAGCGGTCCGAGCGCGCCGATCGTGCAGACGCTGTTCGAGGAGCTCGTGGTGCTGGCCGAGAAGGGTCAACGCCTCGACGAGCGTTCGCTCGACCGCACGATCGACATGGTGCGCCAGGACGAGCGACCCTCGGCGGTCTTCACCCACGAGATCCTCAAGGCCGACAAGGGCAAGATCATCCGCCCGAAGTCGAGCGGGCAGAAGGCCTACGTCGAGGCGATCGACGGCAATGTCATCACCTTCGGCATCGGTCCGGCCGGTACCGGCAAGTCGTGGCTGGCGGTGGCGATGGCGTGCGCGGCACTCCAGGCCGGCGCGGTCGAGCGCATCATCCTCACCCGGCCCGCCGTCGAGGCCGGCGAGCGACTCGGCTTCCTCCCCGGCGACCTGATGGCCAAGGTCGACCCGTATCTGCGGCCGCTCTACGACGCCCTCCACGACATGGTCGGCATGGACGGCGTCGAGCGGCTGATGGAACGCGGTGTGGTCGAGGTGGCCCCGCTCGCCTTCATGCGTGGTCGCACGCTCAACTCGTCGTTCATCATCCTCGACGAGGCCCAGAACACCACGCCCGAGCAGATGAAGATGTTCCTCACCCGCATCGGGTTCGGCTCCAAGGCGGTCATCACCGGCGACGTCACCCAGGTCGACGTGCAGACCGGTCGCAGCGGGCTTCTCGGCCTCGAACCGATTCTCGGTGGCATCGACGGCATCGACTTCGTGCGCTTCACCGGCCGCGACGTGGTGCGCCATCGCATCGTGCAGGACATCGTCGACGCCTATGAGAAGGCCGGCGTCGATGGCTGA
- a CDS encoding helix-turn-helix domain-containing protein produces MADDFDPLVLGARIRDARRRRDATLADISDLVGRPAPYLSQLENGKVEPKLSFLGELAEALDTTTADLLDPAPPDRRAELEIGVARAQEDPRYAALGLPYLKPSAKISDDVLEHVLTLWTLVADHDEPAPPSPDHRRFADHARAANSALRTEMRARDNYFAEIEAVANATLRRAGYGGSGPISERVLTEIAAIHGFTIERVGSIPRTARSITDTRDKIIFIPDQGGLRIRQARSVVLQTLGHFVLQHVDTTDFGEYLRQRIESNYFAAAVLAPEGPAVEFLRDAQRQKDISVEDLKELFYISYEMAAHRFTNLATRHLDIPCHFLRTDSEGVINKAYENDGIVFPAASDGGLEGQRVPRQWGSRQAWNAHGSFLLHSQFTVCDDDEYFCTTYIETETDRSPHAISLGTRSQYATAFRGSDTLRREFARGREIEPDPGLVHEWRDIAWPSAAERSHVLSALPPSSREFSPFPGIDLLDVYRFLERQRRGRAS; encoded by the coding sequence ATGGCCGACGACTTCGACCCCCTCGTGCTCGGCGCGCGCATTCGCGACGCCCGGCGCCGACGTGATGCCACGCTGGCCGACATCAGTGATCTCGTGGGGCGGCCGGCCCCGTATCTGAGCCAGCTCGAGAACGGCAAGGTCGAGCCGAAGCTGAGCTTCCTCGGTGAGTTGGCCGAGGCGCTCGACACGACCACCGCCGACCTGCTCGACCCCGCCCCGCCCGATCGCCGCGCCGAGCTCGAGATCGGCGTGGCCCGCGCCCAGGAGGACCCTCGCTATGCGGCGCTCGGCCTGCCGTACCTCAAGCCGTCGGCCAAGATCAGCGATGACGTGCTCGAGCACGTACTGACGCTGTGGACTCTCGTGGCCGACCACGACGAGCCGGCTCCGCCCTCACCTGATCACCGGCGCTTCGCGGATCACGCCCGTGCCGCCAACAGCGCCTTGCGAACCGAGATGCGCGCCCGCGACAACTATTTCGCCGAGATCGAAGCGGTCGCCAACGCCACCCTGCGGCGCGCCGGGTACGGCGGGTCGGGGCCGATCAGCGAGCGGGTCCTCACCGAGATCGCCGCGATCCACGGCTTCACCATCGAGCGGGTCGGGTCGATCCCCCGCACCGCCCGCAGCATCACCGACACCCGCGACAAGATCATCTTCATCCCCGATCAGGGTGGTCTACGCATTCGCCAGGCCCGTTCGGTGGTGCTCCAAACCCTCGGTCACTTCGTGCTCCAGCACGTCGACACCACCGACTTCGGGGAGTACCTGCGGCAGCGGATCGAGTCGAACTACTTCGCTGCGGCGGTGCTCGCCCCCGAGGGGCCGGCCGTCGAGTTCCTCCGCGACGCGCAACGGCAGAAGGACATCTCGGTCGAGGACCTGAAGGAGCTCTTCTACATCTCCTACGAGATGGCCGCGCACCGCTTCACCAACCTCGCGACTCGCCATCTCGACATTCCTTGCCACTTCCTGCGCACCGACAGCGAGGGCGTGATCAACAAGGCCTACGAGAACGACGGCATCGTCTTTCCCGCGGCCAGCGACGGCGGACTCGAGGGGCAGCGGGTGCCGCGCCAGTGGGGGAGTCGGCAGGCGTGGAATGCCCACGGGAGTTTTTTGCTCCACAGCCAGTTCACGGTGTGCGACGACGACGAGTACTTCTGCACCACCTACATCGAGACCGAGACGGATCGTTCACCCCACGCCATCTCGCTCGGCACGCGGTCGCAATACGCCACCGCGTTTCGGGGATCCGACACGCTGCGCCGTGAATTCGCGCGCGGCCGGGAGATCGAACCCGACCCGGGGCTCGTCCACGAGTGGCGCGACATCGCGTGGCCGTCGGCGGCCGAGCGCAGTCACGTGCTGTCGGCCCTGCCCCCGTCGTCGCGCGAGTTCAGCCCGTTCCCCGGCATCGACCTGCTCGACGTCTATCGGTTCCTCGAGCGTCAGCGCCGCGGTCGGGCCTCCTGA
- the aceB gene encoding malate synthase A yields the protein MHTPAFPNPALPNPACAAHPLAATILTPEAREFLGALHQRFEPTRRALLAAREERQRCTDRGLRPSFRPDTAHIRSGGWTVASAPADLTNRRTEITGPVTRDFMVRALESGADVFMADFEDATAPTLDNILEGQANVAAAYRGELTPPPHATTLMVRTRAWHLVDKHLTVDGEPMAAALVDFGLCVFHNAAPAAARGTGPYFYLPKVEGQADAELWNDVFDFAEAELALGPGTIRATVLVETILAAFEMDEILYALRDHITGLHTGNWDYLFSVAKTFREDPAFVLPDRDRISVTTPFMRAFTELLVATCHRRGAHAIGGMSGVILGDGPESAHDERIAGALRKVTVDKRREAGDGFDGTRIAHPGLVPVARAEFDKVLGKKPNQVARQRDDVYVTADDLLTLPGSDGAITLEGVRTNIRIVIRYLGEWLAGTAAVAIDDHLEDTAMAEVCRAQLWQWRRHGVEVADGQALDDDLLHSLIDEEFTALEADLGPDRWSAGRYGDACDLLRTLCFAPASDYPEFLTIPAYDLL from the coding sequence ATGCACACACCAGCGTTCCCGAATCCTGCCCTCCCGAACCCGGCGTGCGCGGCGCACCCGCTCGCCGCCACGATCCTCACGCCTGAAGCGCGCGAGTTCCTCGGGGCCCTGCATCAGCGGTTCGAACCCACCCGGCGGGCGCTGCTCGCCGCCCGTGAGGAACGCCAACGGTGTACCGACCGGGGTTTGCGGCCGTCGTTTCGGCCCGACACCGCCCACATCCGCTCGGGCGGATGGACCGTCGCCAGCGCGCCGGCCGACCTCACGAACCGACGGACCGAGATCACCGGTCCCGTCACCCGCGACTTCATGGTCCGGGCACTCGAGAGCGGCGCCGACGTCTTCATGGCCGACTTCGAGGACGCCACGGCGCCCACGCTCGACAACATCCTCGAGGGGCAGGCCAATGTCGCGGCCGCGTATCGCGGCGAGCTGACCCCGCCGCCCCACGCCACCACCTTGATGGTGCGGACCCGGGCGTGGCACCTCGTCGACAAACACCTCACCGTCGACGGCGAGCCGATGGCGGCGGCCCTCGTCGACTTCGGGCTCTGCGTCTTCCACAACGCGGCGCCGGCCGCGGCCCGGGGCACCGGGCCCTACTTCTACCTGCCCAAGGTCGAGGGCCAGGCCGACGCCGAGCTGTGGAACGACGTGTTCGACTTCGCCGAGGCTGAGCTCGCGCTGGGCCCGGGCACCATCCGGGCGACGGTGCTGGTCGAGACGATTCTCGCCGCGTTCGAGATGGACGAGATCCTCTACGCACTGCGTGATCACATCACCGGCCTCCACACCGGCAACTGGGACTACCTCTTCAGCGTGGCCAAGACGTTTCGTGAGGACCCGGCGTTCGTGTTGCCCGATCGCGACCGGATCTCGGTGACCACGCCGTTCATGCGGGCGTTCACCGAGCTCCTCGTCGCGACGTGCCACCGCCGCGGCGCCCATGCGATCGGCGGCATGTCGGGCGTCATCCTCGGCGACGGCCCCGAATCCGCGCACGACGAACGCATCGCCGGTGCACTGCGCAAGGTCACCGTCGACAAGCGACGCGAGGCCGGCGACGGTTTCGACGGCACCCGCATCGCCCACCCTGGCCTGGTGCCGGTCGCCCGGGCCGAGTTCGACAAGGTGCTCGGAAAGAAGCCGAACCAGGTCGCCCGACAGCGAGACGACGTCTACGTCACGGCCGACGATCTCCTCACGCTCCCCGGGTCCGACGGCGCCATCACGCTCGAAGGTGTGCGCACCAACATCCGCATCGTCATCCGCTATCTGGGCGAATGGCTCGCCGGAACGGCGGCCGTCGCCATCGACGATCACCTCGAGGACACGGCCATGGCCGAGGTCTGCCGGGCCCAGCTGTGGCAATGGCGTCGCCACGGCGTCGAGGTCGCCGACGGCCAGGCGCTCGACGATGACCTGCTCCACTCGCTCATCGACGAGGAGTTCACCGCCCTTGAAGCCGACCTCGGCCCCGATCGCTGGTCGGCCGGCCGCTACGGCGACGCCTGCGACCTCCTCCGCACCCTCTGCTTCGCCCCCGCCTCCGACTACCCCGAATTCCTCACCATCCCCGCCTACGACCTCCTCTAA
- the aceA gene encoding isocitrate lyase, translated as MNPSFAEQVAALQKDWDENPRWKGVQRDYTAEDVVRLRGSVMPEHTLARQGAEKLWDRINNMDYVHALGAMTGGQAIQYAKGGLPAIYLSGWQVAGDANLAGQVYPDQSLYPANSVPSVVSRINNALRRADQIEWAETSGSPSIDYMLPIVADAEAGFGGPLNAYELMKSMIESGAAGVHWEDQLSSAKKCGHMGGKVLIPTQQHVTTLNAARLAADVAGTPTIVLARTDALAANLLTTDVDERDQEFLTGERSAEGFYYTEPGIKTPIKRALAYAPYADLIWCETGTPDLEQAREFAEAVKAEYPDQMLSYNCSPSFNWKAHLDDSTIAKFQKELGAMGYAFQFITLAGWHALNASAFDLARGYTANDMTAYVELQEREFTMEPDGYTATKHQREVGAGYFDDIATVVSGGTASTLALAGSTEEEQFH; from the coding sequence ATGAACCCGAGCTTCGCCGAACAGGTGGCCGCCCTTCAGAAGGACTGGGACGAGAACCCCCGGTGGAAGGGCGTACAGCGGGACTACACCGCCGAGGACGTCGTGCGGCTGCGCGGCTCCGTGATGCCCGAGCACACGCTCGCCCGCCAGGGCGCCGAGAAGCTCTGGGACCGCATCAACAACATGGACTACGTCCACGCGCTGGGCGCCATGACCGGTGGCCAGGCGATCCAGTACGCCAAGGGCGGCCTCCCCGCCATCTACCTCTCCGGTTGGCAGGTCGCGGGCGATGCGAACCTCGCCGGGCAGGTCTACCCGGACCAGTCGCTCTACCCGGCCAACTCGGTGCCGTCGGTTGTGTCGCGCATCAACAACGCGCTGCGCCGCGCGGACCAGATCGAATGGGCCGAGACCAGCGGTAGCCCGTCGATCGACTACATGCTGCCGATCGTGGCCGACGCCGAAGCCGGCTTCGGCGGGCCGCTCAACGCCTACGAGCTCATGAAGTCCATGATCGAGTCCGGCGCGGCCGGTGTGCACTGGGAAGACCAGCTCAGCTCGGCCAAGAAGTGCGGCCACATGGGCGGCAAGGTCCTCATCCCGACCCAGCAGCACGTGACCACCCTGAACGCAGCCCGTCTCGCCGCCGACGTCGCCGGCACGCCGACGATCGTCCTTGCCCGCACCGACGCGCTGGCCGCGAACCTGTTGACGACCGACGTGGACGAGCGTGATCAGGAGTTCCTCACCGGCGAGCGGTCCGCCGAGGGCTTCTACTACACCGAGCCCGGCATCAAGACGCCGATCAAGCGTGCGCTGGCCTACGCGCCCTACGCCGACCTGATCTGGTGCGAGACCGGCACGCCGGACCTCGAGCAGGCCCGTGAGTTCGCCGAGGCCGTCAAGGCCGAGTACCCGGACCAGATGCTGAGCTACAACTGCTCGCCGTCGTTCAACTGGAAGGCGCACCTCGACGACTCGACGATCGCCAAGTTCCAGAAGGAGCTCGGTGCAATGGGCTACGCGTTCCAGTTCATCACCCTCGCCGGGTGGCACGCACTCAACGCGTCGGCCTTCGATCTGGCCCGTGGCTACACCGCCAACGACATGACCGCCTACGTCGAGCTACAGGAGCGCGAGTTCACCATGGAGCCGGACGGCTACACCGCCACGAAGCACCAGCGTGAGGTCGGCGCCGGTTACTTCGACGACATCGCCACCGTCGTCTCCGGCGGCACCGCGTCGACGCTCGCCCTCGCCGGCAGCACCGAGGAAGAGCAGTTCCACTAA